GAAGCATAGGCATTGTACTCTCCCAAATCCTGCATGGCTACGAGGTTTCTTGTCTGATCCTGTGAGTTGAAGTTTACCTGAGTAATCCAGACTTCTATTTTGGTGATGCTGATGGGTGAAACAATGGTAGGCAATTTGCTTACCGCTTCATCATAATGTTCTCTGAAATATTGAGAGATGTAAAAGTGCCTGTTGGCTTCATACTGATCACCATCAATATCAAAATTAGTGACCTGGCCACCTCCGGGAGGTACATTGATGGTGCTTGCCTGCCCTTTTTGCTGTGAGAAAATTGTTGTAACGCCAAGTCTTCCGAACTGCAACTGTGTTTTTATCCCGAACAAACTCTGGCTACCTTTTATTAATGTCCCCGTTAATGGTAAGGTAACGTTTCCTGCTTCTATTTTTCTGATAATCTCATCTTCATAGCCTGTATATTCAAGCTTCATTTGGTTTTCGAAATCGAAACTCGCTTCGGTGTTGTAGTTGACACTGAGTTTCATCTTCTCTCCTATGTTTCCAATTACATTCATTTGAATTTTCTCGTTAAAATCAAAAGATGTAAGGCGTCTTTGTTTTTCCGGGATCTGTGGATTGTCGGTGCGGTTGATGTTAACTCCAAAAGTCAATTCTGCAGAGCCCTGTGGGCGAATGTCTATGGTGTTGCCACCAAATATCCTGTCAAATGTTTCGCCTGCAACATAAATTTTAGGAATTAGCGGTTTGCGGGTAATGGCATCTTCACCTTCTGCCCTTTCTTTCCAATATTGCTGTGTTGATTTACGAAACTGATCTTCTTTAAACTCCTCAAATGTCATGTAGGAAGGGTTACGGAAAAAATCTTTGCCTATTTTTTCATTTATGTCGTACTCTCTTGTTTCGGGGTTGTATTCAACTGAGGTATTAACATTGGAAGGTGTGGTTCCGTAAAGCGGGCTATGATCGTAAGGGTTGGAATATGGGTCGGTTAACCTGTCGTTAAAAGGATAAGGAAGGTTAACAGGAGTATCAACAGGAAATGGAATGGTACGTGTTCCTGTAAGGTCTGAATAGTCTGAAAAAGATGATGGACTGCCTCCGCCATTGACATACATCAACGGGAATGCAAACAAACTTAATACTGAATAACGAAGCAATTTTAGTCCTTGCAAAATATCTGATATTTGGGGTTCCTACAAATGAGTGATAAAAAATTTTCCGGCTAAAAATAAAACAAAAAATCAAACGGTTTAAAGGTAAAAATCAACAGTTACGGACACTTTTTTAATGCTTTATTTTGGTTAAAATGAAGTATTTTTTACAGGTTCGTATTTATAAATTTTTTAAAGCTTCTCTCAGCAAAACCTCAACAGACTGAAACTCACCACCACCAGCCATCACTTTATTTAGCTCTTTTTCAGCCACATTTCTGTTAAAGCCAAGAGTAAGCAAAGCACTTAACGCTTCTTCCTTAATTGTATTGCCTTGTGTTAATAAAACCGGTGCAGAGGCGCCTGCCTTTCCTAACTTGTCTTTAAGGTCTATGACTATGCGCTGTGCGGTTTTGTCGCCTATGCCTTTAATTTTTTTAATTACAGCCACATTGCCTGTGGTTATGGCACTTTGCAATTCTGTAGTGCTTAGCGATGAAAGCATGACTCTGGCAGTGCCCGGACCCACACCTGATACTGAAATAAGATTACGGAAAAGCTGTCTTTCATCTTCATCGGCAAAACCAAAAAGAAGGTGTGCATCTTCTTTAATAGATAAATGGGCATAAACTTTTGCACTCTGTGCATCTTTAAGTTTTGAATAAGTTTGCAGTGAGACCTGTAGTTGATATCCTACTCCATTGGCTTCAACAACAATGTAGGTGGCAGTTGCATGGGTTATTTTTCCTGAAATATAATCGTACATTATCTTTTATAATTTTTTGCTACGCTAAAACGCGACCTCAAACGTACGGAAAGTTGATGAGTTGACGAATTACTGAACTTTTGAATTGCCATGTTGAAGAACTGATGCATGTGTCAAATGAAATTATAAATACACTAATGTTTAGTGGCTTTTCTAGATACACATTATGAAATTTGGAAAGTAAAACAAAAACAACCCTATCCTATACTCCCCATACAACTTGAAGCCTTCTTTGTTTTGATGTAAATTGAAATGAAATTTTTCATGTTTTATACCATCTTCAAACAAGTCAATGAGTCATACTTTTTGATGTAAACCTATTTCAGGGCAAGGCAAAATGGGCTCAAAGGAGCGCGACTTGACAGGTTAGGTCAAATTCAAGTTGAGTTGAGTTGAGTTGAGTTGAGTTGAGTTAAGTTGATTCAATTATCCTTTTCATTGATTAG
This portion of the Bacteroidia bacterium genome encodes:
- the ruvA gene encoding Holliday junction branch migration protein RuvA, with the translated sequence MYDYISGKITHATATYIVVEANGVGYQLQVSLQTYSKLKDAQSAKVYAHLSIKEDAHLLFGFADEDERQLFRNLISVSGVGPGTARVMLSSLSTTELQSAITTGNVAVIKKIKGIGDKTAQRIVIDLKDKLGKAGASAPVLLTQGNTIKEEALSALLTLGFNRNVAEKELNKVMAGGGEFQSVEVLLREALKNL